The genomic region CGACGTGGTCCGCGGCACCATCTCGGCGGTGAGCTACGCGACCCTGTTCTGGGCGCTGGCCTACTGGCGTTTCACCCGCAAGGACGTGACCTCCTAGCCGGCGGAGCCGTGCGCTTACGGCCGGCGGAGCCGTTCCTCACAACCGGCTGTCGGGCGTGGCCGCCACCGAGGGCGCTCCGCTCGGCGCGCTCGGCGCCGGTGGTTGCGCCGGTGTGGTCGGTTCGGCCGGCTTCCAGGCGCTGACCCCGATCCGGCCGGTGTTGCCCAGGTCGATCGGCCCGTCCGGGTCGACGGCCTGGGCGGCCTGACCGGTGGCCGACGCGACCTCCACGTACGCGCCGTTGGTCGGCGCGGCGGTGGAATCGGTGAACGTGTTGCGCCAGAGCACGGAGGCGGTGGCCCGATCGCCGGGGCGGAGCGTGAACGGGCGGGGCGGCGCGTCGTAGCCCGACGTGATCCCCGTCGCCCCGGGAACCACCGCCAGCGGGATCTGCTGGCGCTGCTCGTCGAGGACGGTCAGGGCGGGGTAGCCGTTCAACCGGTAGGCGCGGTGCCACAGTTGACCAGCTCCAGGCCGAGCGCCCGCAGGCCCATCGCGGCGTCCGACCCGGTCGACCGGATCAGCACGCCCGATTCTGAGCACCGGGCCGGGGTGGCCGACGTGGCTCCGGGAGCCGGCCGTTCCCCGCCAGCGCCGGGGGCCACGCCGGCCGGCTCGGCTCCCGCGGTGCAGGAACCGAGCAGCAGGGCGCCGACGAGCGGCGCGCTCGCGAGCAGGGTTCGGTGCTGTGCCGGTCGAGAGGTCACCGCCGCATGGTCGCACCAGTGGCCGATCCGCCTCCGCCCGGGGCGTTCGTGGGCGTCACCGAGCCGGCCGGCTCCGGCGCGACCTTATCGACGACGAAAGCATATGACGGAGAGGCATATTTATGGCTCTTGTGATTGATGTGTGGGTCGGGGTCATGGTCGGGGTAGTTCGGGTCGGTGGCCGCCGAGGCTGAGCATGGCCAGGGCGATGAGGGCTTCGGCTGAGTGGAAGCCGAAGGCCATCCGGGTGATCAGGCGGATCTTGGTGTTGACCGACTCGATCCGGCCGTTGGACAGGCCGTGTTCGATGGCGGCGATGATCTGGTCGCGGTGTCGCGTGACGCGTCGTTGCAGGTCGACGAAGACGTCGATGCGGCTGCGTCGGGCCCATCCGATCCACCGGTCGAGGGCTTCGACCGCCGTGGTCGGGCTGGTCCTGGCCAGGGTGAACACCAGCCGTAGGCCCTCTTTCAACGCCCAGGCCCGGTGCAGGCGGGGATGGGTCTTGGCGATCCAGGCGAGTTTGGCCTGCTGGGCGTCGGTGAGGTTGTCGGGGTTCTTCCACAACGCCCAGCGGGTGTTCTTCAGCTCTCGGGCCTCGCCGGTGGCGACACCGCGGCGGCCGGCTCCTCGCCCGGTGGCCTCGTTCCATGCCTGACGGCGAACCCGGTCAACGGCGTCGGTGGCCCAGGCCACCACGTGGAACGGGTCGGCGCAGCGGACCGCGTTCGGGCACCTGCGCCGCACGACCGTCGTGATCCAGTCCGCGCCGTCGGCCGACACGTGCGTGATCTTCGCGGCCCGCTCGGGACCGAGCAGGTCGAAGAACGCCTGTAACGTGGTGGCGCTTCTACCCGGCGCCGCCCACACCAACCGGCCGCTGTCATGGTCCACGACCACGGTCAGATACCGGTGCCCCTTCTTGTAGCTGACCTCGTCGATCCCGATACGACGCAACCCGTCATACCGGTCCTCAAGGCCACCGGTATCGGCCCATACCCGGGCCACGATCGACCCCACCGTGCGCCAACCGACCCGCATCAGCTGCGACACCGCCGACTTCGCCGTGTGCACCGCCAACCACGCCACCGTCGCGTCGAACGCCCGTGTGTGCCCCGCCCCGTGACGCGCCCACGGCACCGCCGCCACGACCACCCCATGCACCCGACAGGACACCCGAGGCGCGTCCGCCTCGATCACCGCCCGCACCGTCCCGAGATCCAACGCCCGCCACCGACGACGCACCCCAGCGTCATAACGGGCACACCGCCGCCGGCAATACGGACACCGCCGCGACGCGCCCTTACGCACCCGCACCCGAGCCACCACCACCGACTCGTCCGGATCGAACTCCACACCCTCCACCACCGCCTGCTCGACCCCGAGCAGCCCAGCCCATACCCTGGCAGAACGCACGCCGTTCTCCCGCCCATCCAGTTCTGACCTCGACAAGCCAGAACCTAGGCAGGACAACGGCGTGCGCCATCAAGGACGCGCCCAACCACCCACAAACACGTCACAAGAGCCATAAATATGCCTCTGCGTCATACCGCAGCAGCGACCCCGGTCGCGTCGGCGCCGACGGTGTCGGCCAGTTGACGGGGCGAGCCGGCGACGCAGGGCTGCCTGCACCAGATCTGGGGCAGTTCGACAGGGCGTCGCGGGCACGTCGGAGGCCGGGAGACGGGCGGCCACGAGGCCCAAGCGCCGACCGGCGGCTCGGGCGCCGCGCGCTGAACGATTGGCGCTGGTCAGGCGCGTTTGGCCGGGGTGGTGTCCCGGCTCAGGACCGCGTCGAGCAGCCCGGGGTAGAGCCGGTCCAGCTCCTCGCGGCGCAGCCGTACCAGGCGGCTGGTGCCGGCGACGCGGGTGCGGGTCAGGCCGGCCGCCCGCAGCACCTTGAGGTGGTGGCTGCGGGTCGCCTTGGAGACGCCGAACTCGAAGGTGCCGCAGGCCTGCTCGCCGCCCTCGGCGAGCGCCCGGACGATCTGCAGCCGCACGTCGTCGGCCAGAGCGCCCAGCACGGCCGTGACCGGCACCTCGCGCAGCTCGGGTTCATCCAGCTCCATGTGACCAGTGTAACCGTTGTTCGACTTTCGTCGAACAACATCCTAGGGTCGATCGGGTTGGTTCGAAGATAGTCGAACATTGGAGTCGAGGATGCGTTCCCGCGCCGCCGCGTTCCCGCTGCTCGCCGTGCTGAGCTGGGGGGTGATGTTCCCCGTCCTGGCCAGCGCGCTGAAGCGGGTCGACCCGCTCAACCTGACCACCGCGCGCTATCTCTTCGCCGCCGCGATCCTGCTCGGCCTGCTGCTGCTCCGGGAAGGCGTGGCCGCGCTGCGGGTGGGCGGTCGGGGCGTCGAGGTGGCGGTGCTCGGCGTGGTCGGCTTCGCCGGCTTCAACCTGCTCACCAACCTGGCCCTGGAACAGTCCACGCCGCAGCAGACCGCCCTCTTCGTGGCCACCACCCCGCTGGTCACCCAGCTGGTCCGCTGGGCCCGGGACGGCGTACGCCCGCGGCCCGCCCTGCTGGCCCTCTCGCTGGTGGCGCTGCTCGGCGTCGGTCTGGTGATCACCCACGGCAGCCTCGCCGGGCTCGGCCAGTTCGGTCTCGGCGGGCTCATGATGATCGGTGCGGTGCTCGGCTGGGCGGTCTACACCCACGGGGCGAGCCGGTTCGGCGAGTGGTCGCCGCTGCGCTACACCGCGCTCACCGCCGCAGCCGGCACGCTCGCCATGCTCGCCGCGAGCGCCGGCGCCGACCTCGCCGGAGTGCAGCACGCGCCGGCCGCCGCCGACCTCGTCGCCATCGCGCCGCAGCTGGCGTACGCCGTGATCGTGGCCGCGGTGATCGCGGTGCTGGCCTGGAACACCGGGGTGCGGCGGCTCGGTTCGGCCAACGCGGCGCTGTTCATGAACCTCGTCCCGGTGACCACGTTCGCGGTGCAGATCGCCCGCGGCTACCGGCCCGGGCCGGTCGAGCTGGTCGGCGCGGCGGTGACCATCGCCGCACTGGTCGCCGCCAACCTGGTCACCCGCGCCCGCACCCGCCCGCGGGACGTCGGCTGCGCCGATCGGCCGGCGGCGGTCACGGACCCCGTCGCGGTGGTCGACCGGGTGGCGGTGGTGGCGCGGTGACGGCCATGTCCGGGCGGCCCGCCCCGAACCGGGGCGGGCCGTTCCGGGCGGGTGAAGTGGCTGCTCACCCGCTGGTCATCAAGCGGCCATTCGGCCCCGATAGACCTTTCGCGTGGATCCTCGAGACTTCTCCGTAGTGGATCGTCGTCGATTCCTGGCCGGTGTGGCCGGGGTCGCGGGCGTCGCCGCGCTCGCCCAACTGCCGGCCGACCGGGCCGCCGCCGCGCCGCGACCCGCCGGCGGGGACTATCCGTTCACCCTGGGGGTCGCCAGCGGTGACCCGACCGCGACCGGGGCCGTGCTCTGGACGCGGCTCGCGCCGAAGCCGTTCGAGCCCGGTGGCGGCATGCCGTCGCGCCGGGTGGGCGTGCGGTGGGAGATCGCCCGCGACGAGCGTTTCCGGCGGGTGGTCCGCTCCGGTACCGCGTGGGCGCTGCCCGAGCTGTCGCACGCCGTGCACGTGGACGTCGAGGGGCTGGAGTCGGACCGGGAGTGGTTCTACCGGTTCCGGTACCGCGACGACGTCTCCATGGTCGGTCGCACCCGCACCGCCCCCCGGGAGACGGCGACGGTCGCCGGACTGGCCTTCGCGTTCGCGTCCTGCCAGCGGTGGGACGAGGGCTACTTCCCGTCGTACGCGCACCTGGCCCGCGAGGACCTCGACCTGGTCCTGCACCTCGGGGACTACGTCTACGAGTACGGCATCCCGGCCGACGGCGGCTACCGGCGTACCCCGGTGCCCGAGCAGCTCCGGCCAGCTCCGCGTTCCCTGGACCAGTGGCGGATGCGCTACGCGCTGGTCAAGTCCGACCCGCAGCTGCAGGCGGCCCACCTCGCGTTCCCGTGGATGGTGACCTGGGACGACCACGAGGTGCAGAACGACTACGCGAACACGCAGTCGCAGTACGAGGGCGACATCACCGCGCTGCGGGTGGCGGCCTACCAGGCCTGGTACGAGCACCAGCCGGTCCGCGTCGCCCGGCCCGGTGCCGGCGGCCTGCGGATCTACCGGCGGCTGCGGTGGGGCCGGCTCGCGCAGCTCGACCTGGTCGACGGCCGGCAGTACCGGTCGGTGCCGCCGAGCGGCTGGGGCGAGGCGCCGGCCGGGCCGGAGCAGAACGATCCGTCGGTGACGATGCTCGGCGCCGCGCAGGAACGGTGGCTCTACGACGGCTTCGCCCGTACGTCCTCCCGCTGGAACATCCTGGGCAGCAACGTGATGATGGGCCGCCTCGACCATGACGGGGACGCCGGCGACATGCTGTGGCACGACGCGTGGGACGGCTTCCCGGCCGCCCGCCGACGCCTGACCGACGCCTGGGTCCGGCACGGTGTCCCGAACCCGGTGGTGGTGACGGGTGACTGGCACTCGACGTTCGTCAACGACATCCACCGCGACTTCGACACCCCCGGCTCGCCGGTGGTCGCCACGGAGTTCGTCGGCACCTCGATCTCCAGCAACGGCGACGGCGAGGTGTACGGCCCGTACTACGGCCCGATGATCAAGTACAACCCACACATCAGATTCTTCGACGGTGACCGGCGCGGCTACGTGAAGTGCCGGGTGACCCCGCGCGAGATGTGTGCCGAGCTGCGGATGGTGGACACCGTCGGCCGCCGGGACGCCGCCGAGTCGACGCTCGCCGCGTTCGCGGTGGAGAACGGACGGCCCGGCGCCCACCGGATCTGACGGCGTACGCCCGCCACCTCGCCGTCAGACCCGGGGGGGGGGGTGGCGGGCGTAGCTCACACGGTGGGACGACCGGCTGGACGGCCGGCCGCCCAGCCGTAGACTCGATCGCGCAACTGCATACCTCATCCAGAGGGGCTGAGGGATACGGCCCGAAGACGCCCCGGCAACCACCCCGCGCGCTCACCGCTGAGCGACGGCGGGACAGGTGCCAATTCCGTCCCCGCCGCACCGTGCGATGCGGGGAAAGATGAGAGGACTCCTCGACATGACGTCGACCGTCGCCCCGTCCGGCATCGACACCACCGCCAGCCCCGCCCGCGCCCTGGTCTGCCGCGCCTGTCAGGCCCGCTACCCGCTCGCCGCGCAGCACGCCTGTTACGAGTGCTTCGGCCCGCTGGAGGTCGACTACGACGCCGCCGCGCTGGCCACCGTCACCCGCGAGCAGATCGAGGCCGGCCCGCGGAACATCTGGCGGTACGCCGCACTGCTCCCCGCCGGCCAGGACCCGGCCGTCCGGGTCACCCTGAACCCGGGTCTCACCCCGCTGGTCGCCGCCCCGCACCTCGCCGCCGAGTTGGGCATCACCGCTCCGCTCTGGGTCAAGGACGACAGCGCGAACCCGACCCACTCGTTCAAGGACCGGGTCGTCTCGGTGGCGCTGACCGCCGCCCGGGCGCTCGGCTTCACCCGGTTCGCCTGCGCCTCCACCGGCAACCTGGCCAACTCGGTGGCCGCCCACGCGGCCCGGGCCGGGGTGCCGTCGGTGGTCTTCATCCCCTCCGACCTGGAGCAGGGCAAGGTCGTGACGACTGCGGTCTACGGCGGCGACCTGGTCGCCATCGACGGCTCGTACGACGACGTGAACCGCCTCTGCGGCGAGCTGGTCGAGACCGACGAGTTCGAGGACACCGCGTTCGTCAACGTGAACGTGCGCCCCTACTACGCGGAGGGCTCCAAGACGCTCGGGTACGAGGTGGCCGAGCAACTCGGCTGGCGAATCCCGGCCCAGGTGGTGATCCCGATGGCGTCCGGCGAGCTGCTCACCAAGATCGACAAGGCGTTCTCCGAGCTGGTCGAGATCGGTCTGGTCGAGGCGCCGGCCGGCGGCTGGAAGGTCTTCGGCGCCCAGTCGGCCGGCTGCAATCCGATCGCCACCGCGCTGCACTCCGGCACCGACACCATCATCCCGGTCAAGCCGACCGGCATCGCCAAGTCGCTGAACATCGGCGACCCGGCGGCCGGCCTCTACGCCCTGGAAGCGGTACGTCGTACCGGGGGCTGGATGGAGTACGTCGACGACGAGGAGATCCGCGCCGGCATCCGCCTGCTGGCCCGGACCACCGGCGTCTTCGCCGAGACGGCCGGCGGGGTCACCGTGGCGGTGCTGCGCAAGCTGGTCGAGTCGGGCCGGCTCGACCCGACCGCGGAGACCGTCGTCTTCAACACCGGCGAGGGTCTGAAGACCATCGACGCGGTCGCTGGCCAGGTCGGCCCCACGCACCACATCCGCCCGTCCCTGCGGGCGGCCCGGGACGCCGGCCTGCTCGGCTGACCTCGGCCCGCCCGTCCGCCGGTGCGGTGGAGCCGGTGGATCGCCCGGACGGGGGATCCGTTCGATCCGCCGGGTAACCGGCTTTTCGCTCTGGGTGCGGAAAACCCGCCGGTATGGACTTGACGGCAGGAACCGGACGGCGCAAGATGCTCCGTGCGGGAGGGCTCTTCGCCGAAGACTTTTGAAGTTCTTGCGACCCAACGCCGGAGGCGTTGTGCGAGTGTCCCTCCCGACCAACGTCCGATCGGGCCAGCGGAAATTCGCTGGCCCGATCGCCTTTCCGGGGCGCACGCTTCGGGCATGAGCATCACGATCGCGCCGTTCGACGCCGCCGACCCGGCCGCGATCGACGAGGCCTACCGGGTCGGGTCCGCGGCCAACGACGCCGACCTGCCCGACTTCCCGCCCTTCTGCCGGCAGCGTTTCGAGGGCCTGCTGCACCACCCGATGCCCGGCACCGCCACGCTCTGGGCGCTGGCCCGGCTCGACGGTGTCCCCGCCGGCTATCTGGCGCTGGACCTGCCTCAGCTGGACAACACCGACAACGCCACCGCCGACCTGATCGTCCATCCGGCCCACCGGCGGCGGGGGGTGGGCCGGGCCCTGCACCAGCACTGCCTCCGCCTGCTGCGCGAGCACGGCCGCAAGCGGGTCATCGGGATGGCCGTCGCGGCGTTGCCGGGCGGCCCGGCGCGGTCGACGGCGGGTGCCGCGTTCGCCACCGCGATGGGCGCGCGGCCCGCGCTCGCCGAGGTCCGCCGCCGGCTGGAGACGTCCACGGTCGACCAGGTGGCGCTCGACGACGTGCTGGCCGATGCCCGAGCGCACGCCACGGGCTACCGCACGATCCGGTGGCACGGCCTCATCCCGGCGGAGTACGTCGCCGACATCGCCTACCTGGACGGCCGGCTGTCGACCGACGCGCCGCTGGGCGACCTGGAGTGGGAGGCCGAGCAGGTCGACGCCGACCGGATCCGGGGCACCGAGCGGGCGCTCGCCGCACGTGGCCGTCGGCAGTACCACGTCGCGGTCCGGCACGAGGAGTCCGGCCGGCTGGTCGCGTGGACCCTGCTCGACGTGGGCGCCTCTGCCGACTGGCACGCGTTCCAGCAGATCACCATCGTCGACCCGGCGCATCGCGGGCGCCGCCTCGGGCTGCTCGTCAAGATCGAGAACCTGCGGCACCTGCTCGCCCACGAGCCGGCGGTGCGGGCGATCGACACCTTCAACGCGGCGTCCAACAGTCACATGATCGTCATCAACGAGCAGCTCGGCTTCCGACCGGTGGACGGCTGGACCGACTGGCAGCTCACGGTCTGACCGCCGACCCGCCGTCGCGGTGACCCGGCGGGTGCAGTCGCCGTACCAGGTCCTCCACCGCGCGGCGGAAGTCGTCGTCCGGGACGAACCTGTGCCCACTGATCTTCGGCGGGACGGTGTCCCCGGGCGGAATCAGCAGCCCCGCCGGATCCCGCGCCCGGCGATCCACATGGCCGGCGCCGTCCGGAGCCGCGCCGTCCGGGTCGAAGACCGGCCCGCCGATCGGGTCGGTCTGCCGCCACAGGTTGAGCCACCGCCAGTCCAGCCGCTCGCCCACCTCGCGCAGCGCGTCGGGCCCGAGGTAGGCCGGAAAGACCCGGCTGTAGAGCCGCCCGAGCGGGGTGCCGTAGGTCAACAGCGCCACGCGGGCGCGGGCGGAGGCCGGCAACTGGAGGACGGTCGCCGCCGCCAGCACGCTGCCGTGGCTCTGCCCGGAGAGCACGACCGTGTCCCCGCCGGCGGTGAGGTGCGTGATCCGGCGGGTGAGGTCCGGCACCACGCGCTCGGCGTAGCAGGGGGCGGCCAGCGGGTGTGCCGCGCGCGGCCAGAACGTGGCCAGCTCCCAAAGCACACCGACCACCCGGATGGCGGGCGACCGGTACGCGAACAGCCCCGCCCCGAACAGGGCCAGCGCGAACAGCCCGATGACCAGGCCGCCCAGATCGGTCACGAAGATCATCGGGTTGGCCAGCGACGGTCCACCCACCAGATGGGCCACGTCCTCCGGCCCCGCGTGCCGCATCGACAGCCCGGCGGCCCCCAGGCCCAGCACGGCCAGCAGCGCGTATGCCGCCACGAACAGCGGGCCGAGGCGGTCCGCGGTCCGGGCTCGGATGATCTTGTCGAGGACCGCCCGCGCCCGTTCCGGCGCCGCTCGGGGCACCTCCGGGAACTCCCGGCGGACGATCTCCTCCGCCGCCCGTCGGTGCCGTGACCGCTGGTAGAGACGTGCCACCACGGCCACCGTGCCGGCGAACAGCAGCGCGGCCGAGACGCCCAGGGCCGCCCAGCGGAACGCGACCGGCGGGGACAGCGGCGGCGCGCCCTCGGGCAGGGGGCGGGCGGGAGTGGGGCTGGAACCGCGGTCGAGGTACTCGGCGATGCCGTAGTTCAGCCCGGACGAGTACGACACGGCCAGCCCGATCGCGACCGAGACCACGAGCGGAGCGGCGAGACCGAGCAGCGCCGGGCGACCCCGCGTCGGCGCCCAGATGAGGACGAGGGCGGTCAGCGCCAGGACCAGGAGCATCTGGACGGCGAACAGCAGGGCCACCAGTCCGTCGTAACCCGGCAGGCTACCGACGGCGGACCAGGAGGCTCGCGGCGCCGCGGCGTACACCAGGGTCAGCAGCGTCAACACGACCGCGCCCCGGCCCAGCAGCCGGACCGTGCGCGGTGACCACAGGGCGCCTCCCCGCCGCTCGACCTGGCGCACGCAGAGGAGCGCCAGCGCGACGGCGAGCAGGGCGGCGGTGGCGGCGAGCAGCGCGTAGCCCGGGAACCCGCGGTCGTGCGGGGCGAGGGCCCGGAGCAGGGCCAGGTCGAGCGTGGCCAGCGCGATCGCCACGTGCAGTGCGCGGAGCCGGAGCAACAGGGCCCGGTTGTCCCAGAACGCCGGGTTGTCGAGCCGGTGGGCGCCCAGCGCCGCCGGCCCCGCACCGGTGTTCTCCGGGAGCTGCCAGGTGCGACCGCCGAGCCACCACACCAGCGCGATCGCGAGGAGCGGCAGCACGGCGAGCACCGCCAGACGTTGCCCGGGCGGCAGGCCACCCAGCCAGGAGATCTCCCGTCGGCCCTCCATGCAGCGCGGGTACTCCGCGCACTGCCAGGCGATCAGGTCGACGGCCACGCCCACGATCGACAGCACGTACATCGCGGTGAGGGTCGCGGCGAGCAGCCGGCAGATCGCCTTGCCAGCCGTTTCCGTGCGGTGGCCGGAGGGCAGCATCCAGATGGCGGTGTTGGCCAGCATGAAGGGCAGGAGCAGGACCAGCGAGACGGTCCGGGTGGCCGTTCCCCCGGCCAGCCCGCTCCAGCGGTACGCCTCCAGGGTCGCGCCGGCGGCACCGTGCGGATCACCGAGGTCGGGGTGCACCCGGTAGAAGCCGGCGTCCCGGTCGCCGGCGACGCGGCTCACGATCGGCCGGTCCAGCACCGCCTCGGGGCCGCGGTCGGCGACCCCGTGCACCCGGATCTCGGTGGTTCCCACCCGTGGCCGCCCCCTCCTTCCGCAGGCCGCGCGGTTACCCGGACCCGGCCTGGTCATACCGGCGCAGGGGCGGCGAAGACGATCCGAGTTGTGACACGGGCCTACTGATTTTGGTGCTTCCTGTTGCATGATGGCGGGCATGACGGAGACCCCGCACCCCCTGTACGACCGGCACGCCGACACCCTCACCCGTGCGCTGACCGCCATCACGGAGCGCGGGTACTGGTCCGCCTACCCCGAATCGCCCAGCCCCCGGGTGTACGGCGAGACGGCCGCCGCGGACGGGAAGGCCGCCTTCGAGGCCTACCTGAACGCCGACTTCCCCCTCGACCAGCCCGGTGACGGCAGCACGGTCGCCACCGAGGTCAGCCCGTTCGGCGTCGAGCTGAACGCCCGCTACCCGCACGCGACCGCCGACCAGCTGGTCCCCGCCGCGACCGCCGCGCTGCCCGCCTGGCGCGACGCCGGCCCGCAGGCCCGGGTGGGGGTCTGCCTGGAGATCCTCGATCGGCTGCACAAGAACGTCTTCGAGCTGGCCAACGCGGTGCAGTTCACCAGCGGCCAGGCGTTCGTGATGGCGTTCCAGGCCGGCGGCGCGCACGCGCTGGACCGGGCACTGGAGGCGCTCGCCTACGCGTACGCCGAGATGACCCGGCACCCGGGCACGGCCGGCTGGGAGAAGGCGGCCGGCAAGGGCGACCCGCTGCGCATGACCAAGACGTTCCACGTGGTGCCCCGCGGGGTGGCGCTGGTGATCGGCTGCAACACGTTCCCGACGTGGAACTCTTACCCCGGGCTGTTCGCCTCGCTGGTGACCGGCAACCCGGTGATCGTCAAGCCGCACCCGCGCGCGGTGCTGCCGCTCGCCGTCACCGTGCGCTACGCCCGGGAGGTGCTGGCGGAGGCCGGCTTCGACCCGAACCTGGTGCAGCTCGCGGCCGAGGCGCCCGGTGAGAAGCTCGCCTCGACGCTGGCCCTGCACCCGGCCGTGAGGATCGTCGACTTCACCGGCTCCACCGAGTACGGCGACTGGCTGGAGGCGAACGCCCGGCAGGCCGCCGTCTACACCGAGAAGGCCGGCCTGAACACGGTGGTGGTCGACTCCACCGACGACTTCGCCGGCCTGTGCCGCAACCTCGGCTTCACGCTGACCCTCTACAGCGGCCAGATGTGCACCACCTCGCAGAACATCCTGATCCCCCGGGACGGCATCGAGACCGATCAGGGGCACAAGAGCTTCGACGAGGTGGCCGGCGGGATCGCCGCGGCGGTCGGCAAGCTCACCGCCGACCCGGCCCGGGGCGTCGAGCTGACCGGGGCCATTGTCAACGACGGGATCCTGGAGCGGCTCGACGAGGTCACCAAGGTCGGCGAGCCGGTGCTGGAGTCGCGTACGGTCGAGCACCCCGCCTTCGCCGACGCGGTGGTGCGGACGCCGACCATCGTGAAGCTCGCCGCCGAGGACACCGCGACCTACGGCCGGGAGTGGTTCGGGCCGATCTCCTTCGCCATCGCGACCGACTCCACCGCGCACAGCCTGGAGATCATGCGGAAGACGGTGGGCGAGAAGGGCGCGCTCACCGCGGGTGTCTACTCCACCGACGAGGCCGTGCTGGACGCGGCCGAGGACGTGGCGATCGAGGTCGGGGTGCACCTGTCGTGCAACCTGACCGGCGGGGTCTTCGTGAACCAGTCGGCCGCCTTCTCCGACTTCCACGGCAGCGGCGCCAACGCGGCCGCCAACGCCGCGCTCACCGACGGCGCCTACGTGGCGAACCGGTTCCGGATCGTGCAGTCGCGCCGGCACGCCTGAGCGCCGGTCTCCACCTCCGGAGCGCCGCCCCCGCCCGGCCCGCGGGTCAGGCGGGGCGGCGCATCTGGAGTTCGGTCAGCGCCGGAACGGTGGGGTGCGGCACCCGGACACCGGTGTCGACGAAGCCGAGCCGCCGGTACGCCCGGTAGGCCCGGTCGTTGCCGACCACGACCTCCATCATCAGCTCCGGCCGGCCGCACGCCCGCGACCAGGCCGCGACCGCGTCGACCAACTCGGCGAGCAACCCTCCGCCCCGCCAGGCCGGGGTCACGTAGACCGCGTAGATGACGGTCAGGCCCGGCTCGCTCGGGGTGACCGTGCCGCCGGCATGCCCGACCAGGCGACCGCCCGGGTCGGCGATGAACTGCGCGGTGTCCGCGCCGTCGGAGGTGTGGGCGATCCGGGCGGCGTACTCGGCGTGCGGGCGGGCCGCCGCGTCGGCGATCGTCTCCAGGAAGGCCAGCGGCGCGTCGGCGAGCATCTCCAGCCGCAGCGCCCGCATCCGGGCCGCGTCCGTGGGCCGGACCCGCCGGATCTCCGCTGTCCGTCCCGCTGCGACGCCGCCCGGGGTGCTCGTCATGCCCGCATACCTACCACAACGATGGCCGACGATGCCTGGCGCTCCGGCATCGATTCGGATATGCCCGATTTGTGGTCGTGCGCCGCCGTCACACCTCGTGTAGCGTGCGATTTCGGTCACCGATTCAGCGGCCGTCGCCGATCGCCGAAACGGTGGTTCCCGTGCGCCGGGCCG from Micromonospora sp. WMMD812 harbors:
- a CDS encoding GNAT family N-acetyltransferase, which gives rise to MTSTPGGVAAGRTAEIRRVRPTDAARMRALRLEMLADAPLAFLETIADAAARPHAEYAARIAHTSDGADTAQFIADPGGRLVGHAGGTVTPSEPGLTVIYAVYVTPAWRGGGLLAELVDAVAAWSRACGRPELMMEVVVGNDRAYRAYRRLGFVDTGVRVPHPTVPALTELQMRRPA
- the paaN gene encoding phenylacetic acid degradation protein PaaN codes for the protein MTETPHPLYDRHADTLTRALTAITERGYWSAYPESPSPRVYGETAAADGKAAFEAYLNADFPLDQPGDGSTVATEVSPFGVELNARYPHATADQLVPAATAALPAWRDAGPQARVGVCLEILDRLHKNVFELANAVQFTSGQAFVMAFQAGGAHALDRALEALAYAYAEMTRHPGTAGWEKAAGKGDPLRMTKTFHVVPRGVALVIGCNTFPTWNSYPGLFASLVTGNPVIVKPHPRAVLPLAVTVRYAREVLAEAGFDPNLVQLAAEAPGEKLASTLALHPAVRIVDFTGSTEYGDWLEANARQAAVYTEKAGLNTVVVDSTDDFAGLCRNLGFTLTLYSGQMCTTSQNILIPRDGIETDQGHKSFDEVAGGIAAAVGKLTADPARGVELTGAIVNDGILERLDEVTKVGEPVLESRTVEHPAFADAVVRTPTIVKLAAEDTATYGREWFGPISFAIATDSTAHSLEIMRKTVGEKGALTAGVYSTDEAVLDAAEDVAIEVGVHLSCNLTGGVFVNQSAAFSDFHGSGANAAANAALTDGAYVANRFRIVQSRRHA